The window GTAAAACACGGGTATGTGGGAGGGGCCTGTGAAGTGGGGTATAGGTGCTGGGGGAAGGAATGGCTGGAAGGTATGGAGAAAGCACTCACAGCTGCAGACTGAAGGGGACGCCCAACACCTCAAATCGTTCCATCTCAAAGTCCACTCCAATGGTGGCCTTGTAATTCTTATCAAAAGTATCTTTGCAGAACCTGCAGGAGTACCAGATGCTCTGGCCCTGAGCCCAGTCCACCTGGCTAGGTCTGGCTGAACCCTGCCCGGCCCAAACCAGCCCAACTAGAGGTGCCTTCTTACCTATTAATGAGACAAGTCTTCCCTACGGACAGGTCCCCCACCACAATGACTTTGGAGATCTTAAATCTGCAGGACACAAAGGTGGGCAGGAGGAATGAGCACTAACTCTTGCAACCTAGAGAGTCTCGATGTTCCGTACTAGATCTATAACGTTAGCAGCACCCAGGCTGAGGTTACCATAGGCACAGGGCCTCCCAGGCAGCTTGCCTGGACACACTTGCGGGGGAGCAGTGTTTTCTGCTTCAGCATCAAAGAAACATGAATTGGAATCCCAGTTCTTAcatttactagctttgtgactttggacaagttacttagcctctctgagcctcagtttcaacATGTGTTAGGTAAAGATTTAGTATATATTCTATTGGGTTGTTGTGACAATCGAAGTAAGATCAATGTCCTATATTCTGAGACATACCTCCCCTTCAGCCTCCACACATACATTTGataacatctctgaaatcaggatACAGCTTAAAAGTGATGGTGTTttccatttaataaaatacaataatagttaCCAACACACTGCCtgggcacatagtaaatgctcagttaATGGTTGGCAAGTGTTATTAGTATTAGCTTCTTTTACCCATAATGGGACACATCCCTCCAGGCACTTCCCCCTGCCCTAGGGCTCAAATGTATGGTATGTGGGAAGCTGAGCTGGTGACCACGCCAGCCCCGCACCTCCCCCTTGCACCCCTTCTGTTTCAGGAAGTGAACTACCACCTTTCTACCCCACCCCATTTCATAGGACTCACCACAAGCTTgctgggaagaaaagggagaacacATGGATATAAAAAGGGGGAATAACCATATAGCTGGGAGAAGCTGAAATGGAGCCCCAGGGGTGCTTGTGCACCCTAGCTTTGACTACAGGGTTTCCTGagccttcctttctttgttaAGGGTGTCTAACTCACCCCACGGTGCCTGTCCGGTGCTCCTGGCAGGCGCAGGTGACGCGGGGGTTGAAGTCTCTGTGCACGTGCAAAGCGGCCTCCTTCCTCAGGCACTGAGAGGGATCGAAGAGAATGGGACTCACCCACTCCTGGCCCATGTCCCGCAGCCAAGCTGCGCTGGGCAGGGGTAGGGGACCACCCAGAAGCAGCCGACCTAGCCGGGTGGCAGGGCTGGGCCCAAGCCTCTAACTGATCTGGTGCCGCCTCCTCCCGCCCACACCCCACCGCAGCCAGAAGCCCGACGTGGCCCTGGAGCCTACCTGGGGCAGCTCCGCCAGGACGCGGTCCCTCCGCACCGGCGCCAGAATGTTCATCTCGCCTACGGCCTTGCGGGGAGCCCCGAGAAGGCACTGGAGCCTGATCCGCCCCAGCGACCCGGGCCCGTGGAGACCCGACAATCACCCGCGACCGAGGTGTCCCGACTATAACTCTGGGCCACGGGGAGCCTCCAGGAGCTCGCGGCCTCGGAGACGCTACGACCACAGCGGGCCACGGGGATGAAACAATCATCCGAGGCCGGGATGAACCCACAATCACCCGGGCCCGGGGGGTCCCGAGGATGACTCGGGGGCGGGGAGACTCCTCCGCCGCCAAATGGGGGCGGGAAGTCCCGTCCGGAGGGGGCCGGGCCCGCGCAGACCCCACAATAACTCGGGGTCGGATAGTTCCTACAATGACTCGGGGCCGCGGTGACCCGACGACAACTCGGGGTTCAGGCGGCCCTACCATAACAGAGCTGCCTGGGGGCGCAGAGCGGCCCCGCCGCACGGGGTCAGTGTGCTCAGGGATGGCGCTGCAAGGCCCGCGGGCTGCTGGAGGAGGGGGCCTGGGTCCCAGACCGCAGCAGGACCTGGCGTCCCACTCAGCTCTCCCTCCGCGAGCGCTGTAACATGATCCCCGGAAATTCCTGGAGAAGggccgcccccccgcccctctcccggCAGCTCCCGGCCTCGCGGGCTGTCCcaacctcccctcctctcctccccactgcgCTGCCCCAGCTCTGGCTACCCTTCCAGATGCCCCACGGGCACCGGGACCGCCTCCACGCAGGCTGGAACCTGTCCAGATCGAGGTCTCCCAGGTTGCTCTCCCTTGCAACTCTGTGCCGGGCTGCGGCTTCAAGGGGACCCTTACCCAGGCAAACTGGTGATGGAGAACCGTGATTGCTGCGCAGTATCTGGCTAGGCCAGGAACCCgcggggaggggaaaggaggagagaaggggcccGAGGAGAGGCGGCGCTTCCCTCCTCAACTCCAGGCCCAGGACGTGACTCATAGAGTCTGCCCTCGCTCGCCCTTCTGCCCTGGGataggatggggtggggggaagcacaCAGGAGATGCCAGGGTCGGAATGGGATGCTCACCGAGAAAAGAGACGTCTGAAGTCTGGTGTCTTTTCCTTCAAAGCGGTGTAGATTGACGGGTGGGGAGGCTGAAGACCACGCCTGGATGGAAGATAAAGAAGGGGTAGGTAGACCTGAAACTCTGCCCTTTGGGTAGGTCACCGCTTTGGGACATGGGGCCTCCGCTCTGGTATAGGCGTTCTCTCTAGTCCCATTGGAACCAACCCTCAAGGACAACTTTTCCATTCTGCAGTTCTGCAGGATAAAAGAGGGGTGTGGCACACAATAATTCTCACTGTCAAAGGGGGAGCCCTGGCTccaaagaggagaggaggaagaaagaaaggtcagGGTGGAGGTGGGATAGACACAGACCCTCACAGAAGCAAACCTGAGCTTTACTAAAACttgctctgtgtcaggaactgatTTTGAGGAT is drawn from Panthera uncia isolate 11264 chromosome E1, Puncia_PCG_1.0, whole genome shotgun sequence and contains these coding sequences:
- the RAB34 gene encoding ras-related protein Rab-34 isoform X3 codes for the protein MSHVLGLELRREAPPLLGPLLSSFPLPAGSWPSQILRSNHGSPSPCLLGAPRKAVGEMNILAPVRRDRVLAELPQCLRKEAALHVHRDFNPRVTCACQEHRTGTVGFKISKVIVVGDLSVGKTCLINRFCKDTFDKNYKATIGVDFEMERFEVLGVPFSLQLWDTAGQERFKCIASTYYRGAQAIIIVFNLNDVASLEHTKQWLADALKENDPSSVLLFLVGSKKDLSTPAQYMLMEKDALKVAQEMKAEYWAVSSLTGENVREFFFRVAALTFEANVLAELEKSGARRIGDVVRINSDDSNLYLTANKKKPTCCP